The Pyrus communis chromosome 9, drPyrComm1.1, whole genome shotgun sequence genome has a segment encoding these proteins:
- the LOC137744445 gene encoding uncharacterized protein: MTPLETMYNLKLDKFEGHESFEGVERWLEHIEKTFRVLHNQGNLPFEKWVETTSWFLGKDSASWWEQEVRHLSSVERTDFDVFRELFKRRFVPPEYIDRKKQEFTELRQGKLTANEYYRRFTDLSRYHPDVAGNLADMLCCFRLGTKKKWRSMATITPCDTY; the protein is encoded by the coding sequence atgactcctctggagactatgtataatctaAAGTTGGATAAATTCGAGGGCCATGAGAGCTTTGAGGGTGTGGAGCGGTGGCTAGAACATATTGAGAAGACCTTTCGTGttctgcataatcaggggaatctcccttttgagaagtgggttgagacgacatcgtggtttttgggtaaggattctgcatcctggtgggagcaggaggtTCGTCATTTATCTTCAGTGGAAAGGACTGATTTTGATGTATTTAGAGAGCTGTTCAAGAGAAGAtttgtgcctcctgagtatattgaccgcaaaaagcaggaattcactgagttgagaCAGGGGAAGTTGACAGCAAACGAGTACTACCGGAGGTTTACTGATCTGTCTCGCTATCATCCAGATGTTGCTGGCAATCTGGCGGATATGCTTTGTTGTTTCCGTTTaggcactaagaagaagtggcgttcgatggcgacCATTACCCCGTGTGACACCTACtag